From a region of the Fervidobacterium sp. genome:
- a CDS encoding carbohydrate ABC transporter permease: MDNKPEKNNWSIVVSYLILIAYAIATLFPFTWAILVSLTPITYVDSQGNEKGVNIFDWPPRIRLFPKPSAFGSPLTFANYKLIFEVVPLYRRWLWNTIVYAGLLTIGNILLNSLGGYAFARLNFPFKNVWFTLFLATMMVPGQVTLIPQYNLLVRYGLINTYTGLFLPKLTNVFGLFLMRQFFLNFPKELEEAARIDGSGILRTYFKIVLPNALPAVSALAIYTFLGAWNDFQWPLIIMSRKEMYTLTLGLNFFKTSYYTYWQYMMAASIFMTIPMIIIFLSFQKYFIETGKAVAVKG, from the coding sequence ATGGATAACAAACCCGAAAAAAACAATTGGTCTATCGTTGTTTCTTACTTAATATTAATTGCATACGCAATTGCTACCTTGTTTCCGTTTACATGGGCAATTCTCGTCTCTTTGACACCAATTACGTACGTTGACAGCCAAGGTAATGAAAAGGGGGTTAATATATTCGATTGGCCACCAAGGATAAGACTTTTCCCAAAACCATCAGCTTTTGGTTCTCCTTTGACATTCGCCAATTATAAACTCATATTCGAGGTAGTTCCTCTTTACAGAAGATGGCTTTGGAACACGATAGTCTATGCAGGACTGTTGACAATAGGAAATATATTACTTAATTCACTTGGTGGATATGCATTTGCAAGGTTGAATTTTCCATTTAAAAATGTCTGGTTCACACTGTTTCTTGCAACAATGATGGTACCAGGACAGGTAACTCTAATTCCTCAATACAACTTACTGGTTAGATATGGACTAATAAACACTTATACAGGTCTTTTCTTACCAAAGTTAACGAACGTTTTTGGTTTGTTTTTGATGAGACAGTTCTTTCTAAACTTTCCAAAAGAGCTCGAAGAAGCGGCACGTATTGATGGTTCAGGAATCCTCAGAACTTATTTCAAGATAGTCTTACCAAATGCACTTCCGGCTGTAAGTGCACTTGCTATATACACTTTCCTTGGAGCATGGAATGACTTCCAATGGCCATTAATAATAATGAGCAGAAAAGAAATGTACACTTTAACACTTGGTTTGAACTTCTTCAAAACTTCCTACTATACTTATTGGCAATATATGATGGCAGCTTCCATTTTCATGACGATACCCATGATAATAATATTCCTATCTTTCCAAAAGTATTTCATAGAAACTGGAAAAGCTGTTGCAGTAAAAGGTTAA
- the pgmB gene encoding beta-phosphoglucomutase: protein MGRVKACIFDLDGVIVDTAKYHYLAWKRLAQELGFEFTEKDNERLKGVSRMESLEILLSVGGIKIDDQKKKEELAEKKNNWYVEYISNMTEEEILPGVKDFLELLKRNGIKIAIGSASKNTMTILNRINLSTFFDVIVDGTKITKAKPDPEVFLKAAQELNIQPSDCCVFEDAVAGIEAAKRAGMKVIGVGNPEILRGADKVVTSLQSCGIELIEF from the coding sequence ATGGGAAGAGTTAAAGCATGCATTTTTGACCTTGACGGAGTAATTGTAGATACTGCGAAATACCACTATCTTGCGTGGAAAAGGCTTGCACAAGAACTTGGTTTCGAATTTACCGAAAAGGATAATGAAAGATTGAAAGGCGTTAGCCGTATGGAATCACTTGAAATACTCTTGTCTGTTGGAGGAATAAAGATAGATGATCAAAAGAAGAAGGAAGAACTTGCAGAAAAGAAAAATAATTGGTATGTCGAGTACATAAGTAATATGACAGAAGAAGAGATATTACCGGGTGTGAAAGATTTTCTCGAGTTACTTAAAAGAAATGGAATAAAAATAGCGATCGGTTCGGCAAGTAAGAATACGATGACTATTCTAAATCGTATAAATTTATCGACGTTTTTCGATGTCATTGTTGATGGTACAAAGATAACAAAGGCAAAACCTGATCCTGAAGTATTCTTGAAGGCAGCTCAAGAATTGAACATTCAACCCAGCGATTGTTGTGTTTTCGAAGACGCCGTCGCTGGTATTGAAGCAGCAAAACGAGCGGGTATGAAAGTTATCGGTGTAGGAAACCCTGAGATATTAAGAGGAGCCGACAAAGTAGTTACTTCGCTTCAATCGTGTGGCATTGAACTGATAGAATTCTAA